Proteins from a single region of Corynebacterium pseudogenitalium:
- a CDS encoding DUF3806 domain-containing protein, with amino-acid sequence MTFHAIDAQTQTSIDNALAEAAAQRLNGPARVIIERFEGLLEDFLALPRDAQRSYPRGDTARIVGTALGDAFVRDYGFTWKLLKDDYGTDLVVVRDADTNSPKYTAPIMVVDARFDDDATGKLTTFLEQFLSGLQH; translated from the coding sequence ATGACATTCCACGCGATTGACGCACAGACCCAAACCAGCATCGACAACGCACTCGCCGAGGCAGCGGCGCAGAGGCTCAATGGCCCTGCACGAGTAATCATCGAGCGGTTCGAAGGGCTACTCGAGGATTTCCTTGCACTTCCCCGCGACGCACAACGCAGCTACCCGCGCGGCGACACAGCCCGTATCGTCGGCACCGCCCTCGGCGACGCATTCGTCCGCGACTACGGATTTACCTGGAAACTCCTGAAAGATGACTACGGCACGGACCTCGTCGTCGTCCGCGATGCCGACACCAACTCCCCCAAATACACCGCCCCCATCATGGTTGTCGACGCCCGCTTCGACGACGACGCAACCGGCAAACTCACCACGTTCCTGGAACAGTTCCTCAGTGGCTTGCAGCACTAA
- a CDS encoding TatD family hydrolase, whose translation MSKKKPRPTPVPAAPIPGLIDAHTHLASTGATTQADIDAIMERALSAGVERVCTVGDGLAEAEQALAAAHMHEGVFAACAIHPTRAAELDDATRERLTQMASDARCVAVGETGIDTYWIRHDAENTADLATQEEAFRWHIQLAVDSGKALMIHNREGDADMMRILADTPKPEHVILHCFSSPLDVAREAIERGYVLSFAGNVTFKRNEELREAAALAPVGQLLIETDAPYMTPEPFRGSRNEPSLIGHTAHVVAQARGVDVETLASEVSATFDRVYGLG comes from the coding sequence ATGAGCAAAAAGAAACCTCGCCCGACACCAGTACCAGCAGCCCCTATACCAGGGCTTATCGACGCCCACACCCACCTGGCCTCTACCGGAGCCACCACGCAGGCGGATATCGATGCGATTATGGAGCGTGCGTTGAGCGCCGGTGTGGAGCGGGTATGCACCGTGGGCGATGGGCTCGCGGAAGCAGAGCAGGCGCTTGCTGCCGCGCACATGCATGAGGGCGTGTTCGCAGCGTGCGCGATCCATCCGACGCGAGCCGCCGAGCTCGACGACGCGACGCGGGAACGGCTCACGCAGATGGCCTCGGACGCTCGGTGTGTTGCGGTGGGGGAGACAGGCATCGATACGTATTGGATCCGCCACGACGCCGAGAACACCGCTGACCTTGCCACGCAAGAAGAGGCGTTTCGTTGGCACATTCAGCTCGCCGTGGACTCCGGCAAGGCATTGATGATCCATAACCGTGAGGGGGATGCGGACATGATGCGGATTCTCGCGGATACGCCGAAACCGGAGCATGTGATTTTGCACTGCTTCTCCTCGCCCCTTGACGTGGCGCGGGAGGCGATTGAGCGTGGCTATGTGCTCTCCTTTGCCGGCAACGTTACGTTTAAGCGCAATGAGGAGCTGCGGGAGGCGGCGGCTCTGGCGCCGGTGGGCCAGCTGCTCATCGAAACCGATGCGCCGTATATGACCCCGGAGCCGTTTCGAGGTTCGCGCAATGAGCCATCGCTGATTGGGCATACGGCACACGTGGTTGCGCAAGCTCGGGGAGTGGACGTCGAGACGCTGGCGAGCGAGGTATCCGCTACCTTCGATCGCGTCTATGGTCTGGGATGA
- a CDS encoding resuscitation-promoting factor has product MGSRIQHNNTATKRIAVGALAGVVIAAGTTTALAAQKDVTVDVNGEATSLKTFSGDVAGALQAAGVEVKDSDVVYPAPAEKLSNGDTVTVRTAKPVAVVVDGVAKEITSTALTVGEVMDEVGVSPASSSDLDKDTKLVDGLNVDVTTPKIIAINDGGNVTYASVAKKTVGELLADRGITFDSDDRLNHPLDAAVYPNMEIVLDRVNVVKRAEVLPIEAPVEYVDDEELETGNEEVLEEGKDGEKEILHETVLVNGKVESEGIAGEREVRAPKAAKVRRGTKESANAPAVAAGSVWDTLAQCESGGNWSINTGNGYHGGLQFSASTWAAYGGTQYAPTADQATREQQIAIAQKTQASQGWGAWPACTARMGLR; this is encoded by the coding sequence ATGGGCTCGCGTATCCAGCACAACAACACCGCAACGAAGCGAATCGCCGTCGGGGCACTCGCAGGTGTTGTCATTGCAGCCGGTACCACCACGGCGCTCGCCGCGCAGAAGGACGTCACAGTGGACGTCAACGGTGAGGCGACCTCGCTGAAGACCTTCTCGGGTGACGTCGCGGGTGCGTTGCAGGCTGCGGGCGTTGAGGTCAAGGACAGTGACGTTGTGTACCCGGCGCCTGCTGAGAAGCTGTCGAACGGCGATACCGTGACCGTTCGTACTGCGAAGCCAGTCGCCGTCGTCGTCGACGGGGTGGCAAAGGAAATCACCTCGACAGCGCTGACTGTTGGGGAAGTCATGGACGAGGTGGGTGTGTCCCCGGCTTCCTCGTCGGACCTGGACAAGGACACCAAGCTTGTCGACGGCCTCAATGTCGACGTGACCACCCCGAAGATCATCGCGATCAATGACGGCGGGAACGTGACCTACGCGTCGGTTGCGAAGAAAACCGTAGGCGAGCTCCTCGCGGACCGTGGCATCACCTTCGACTCCGATGATCGTTTGAACCACCCGCTTGATGCCGCGGTGTACCCGAACATGGAGATCGTGCTCGACCGCGTCAACGTGGTGAAGCGTGCTGAGGTCCTGCCAATCGAGGCACCGGTTGAGTACGTCGATGATGAAGAGCTGGAAACCGGCAACGAAGAGGTGCTGGAGGAAGGCAAGGACGGGGAGAAGGAAATTCTCCACGAGACCGTTCTGGTCAATGGCAAGGTTGAATCCGAGGGCATTGCAGGTGAGCGCGAGGTTCGTGCGCCGAAGGCGGCGAAGGTGCGACGCGGTACCAAGGAGTCAGCGAATGCTCCCGCAGTAGCAGCTGGTTCGGTATGGGACACGTTGGCGCAGTGTGAGTCTGGTGGCAACTGGTCCATCAACACCGGTAATGGCTACCACGGCGGCTTGCAGTTCTCTGCGTCGACGTGGGCAGCGTACGGCGGCACCCAGTACGCGCCTACCGCTGACCAGGCGACCCGCGAGCAGCAGATCGCAATCGCCCAGAAAACGCAGGCATCCCAGGGGTGGGGTGCGTGGCCTGCATGTACCGCGCGGATGGGGTTGCGCTAA
- the rsmA gene encoding 16S rRNA (adenine(1518)-N(6)/adenine(1519)-N(6))-dimethyltransferase RsmA, which yields MSETQLLGPVEIRELAAALDVTPTKRLGQNFVHDPNTVRRIVAAAELSPDDRVVEVGPGLGSLTLGLLDEAAHVTALEIDDRLARQLGKTVELRAPSAASKLDIVHMDALKTTQRDVSGEPTALVANLPYNVSVPVLLHLLAEFPSIRRVLVMVQKEVADRLAAKPGTKIYGVPSVKAAFYGEVSQAGTIGKHVFWPAPNIESGLVRIDVDPERDRSVRDKVFPLIDAAFAQRRKTLRSTLASVYGSPAEAESALRAAGIDPGLRGEKLGVEDFVRLGEAR from the coding sequence ATGAGCGAAACCCAACTGCTTGGCCCGGTAGAAATCCGTGAGCTTGCGGCTGCACTTGATGTCACCCCGACGAAACGGTTGGGGCAGAACTTCGTGCACGACCCGAATACCGTGCGGCGTATCGTTGCCGCAGCGGAGCTTTCCCCAGACGACCGCGTGGTCGAGGTCGGTCCGGGTCTCGGGTCACTGACGCTTGGCCTGCTCGATGAGGCAGCGCACGTGACAGCGCTTGAGATCGATGACAGGCTGGCACGGCAGCTGGGTAAAACGGTGGAGCTTCGCGCACCTTCGGCCGCGAGCAAGCTGGACATCGTGCACATGGATGCACTGAAGACTACGCAGCGTGATGTTTCCGGGGAGCCAACGGCCCTCGTTGCGAACCTGCCGTACAACGTTTCAGTGCCGGTGTTGTTACACCTGCTTGCGGAGTTCCCCTCCATTCGCCGCGTGCTGGTGATGGTGCAGAAAGAGGTCGCTGACCGCCTTGCCGCGAAGCCAGGCACGAAGATTTACGGCGTTCCTAGCGTAAAAGCAGCGTTCTATGGCGAGGTGTCGCAGGCAGGGACCATCGGCAAGCACGTCTTCTGGCCGGCTCCGAATATCGAGTCCGGGCTTGTTCGCATCGACGTCGATCCCGAGCGCGACCGCAGCGTGCGCGACAAGGTCTTCCCACTTATCGACGCCGCCTTCGCCCAACGCCGCAAGACGCTGCGCTCAACGCTCGCATCGGTGTACGGTTCCCCCGCGGAAGCCGAGTCTGCGCTGCGGGCGGCCGGTATCGATCCTGGACTGCGTGGTGAGAAGCTCGGGGTGGAGGACTTCGTCAGGCTGGGGGAGGCCCGATGA
- a CDS encoding 4-(cytidine 5'-diphospho)-2-C-methyl-D-erythritol kinase: MSSSTREIVASAPGKVNLHLGVGNARADGYHELVTVFQAVERRERVRIVVEDEAACVESGSVVVGMQTHFHVDVPDEDIDTPRNLTWRAVDAVVDAVRARSGVQGLSLPKAKLVVDKHVFVAGGMAGGSADAAAGLVAANAYVERYCGERLSEEDLYDLAAGLGADVPFALHGHTALGTGRGDALVEVLGRGTYWWVFCNPKIGISTGKAFETLDDLRHDNPALVPHLDTADLSQALLAGDARELAKHLHNDLEAAAVSMRPRIAALITRIESETELVARAIVSGSGPTIAALCFDEEAARKLEARLRDSVEGVEVFCTSGPSAGAQLEA; the protein is encoded by the coding sequence ATGAGCAGCAGCACGCGGGAGATTGTTGCATCAGCGCCCGGCAAAGTGAACCTGCACCTCGGCGTCGGCAACGCGCGTGCCGACGGCTACCACGAGTTGGTAACGGTTTTCCAAGCCGTTGAGCGCCGCGAGCGAGTTCGCATCGTCGTCGAGGATGAGGCGGCATGCGTCGAATCTGGCTCCGTGGTCGTTGGGATGCAGACGCACTTCCACGTGGACGTACCGGACGAGGATATCGATACGCCTCGAAACCTGACGTGGCGTGCGGTCGATGCCGTCGTCGACGCCGTGCGGGCCCGCAGTGGCGTGCAAGGATTGTCGTTGCCGAAGGCGAAGCTGGTCGTCGACAAGCATGTGTTTGTGGCAGGCGGGATGGCTGGCGGCTCCGCAGATGCCGCGGCTGGGCTCGTCGCAGCGAACGCCTACGTGGAGCGGTACTGCGGTGAGCGGCTCAGCGAAGAAGATCTTTACGACCTTGCAGCCGGGCTGGGAGCGGACGTGCCGTTCGCACTCCACGGCCACACAGCGCTTGGCACCGGGCGTGGCGACGCCCTCGTTGAGGTCCTCGGACGTGGCACGTACTGGTGGGTGTTTTGCAACCCGAAGATTGGGATTTCGACGGGCAAGGCCTTCGAAACACTCGATGACCTGCGTCACGACAACCCGGCGCTCGTGCCGCATCTGGACACGGCAGATCTATCGCAAGCGCTCCTGGCAGGTGACGCGCGCGAACTTGCGAAACACCTGCACAACGACCTGGAGGCCGCGGCGGTGTCGATGCGCCCACGCATCGCAGCCCTGATCACACGCATCGAATCCGAAACTGAACTTGTAGCCCGAGCGATCGTTTCCGGGTCCGGGCCGACGATCGCCGCACTGTGCTTCGATGAAGAAGCTGCACGGAAACTCGAAGCACGACTGCGTGACAGCGTCGAGGGCGTCGAGGTGTTCTGCACTTCCGGCCCGTCAGCGGGA